CGGCGCTTCTTATAGGATCAGTCCCTGTTTCCTTTAAGGAGCTTTACAGTCTTTTCCTCGGCGGGACTTCAAGCGACCTTGTGCGCCAGGTGATCTATGAAGTCAGGCTTCCCCGTGTACTCCTGGCAATTGCCATAGGCGGGGGGCTTTCCGTTTCAGGAAGCGTCTACCAGGCAATTTTAATGAACCCCCTGGCCGAGCCGTACATACTTGGCATTTCAAGCGGTGCCGCCTTCGGTGCGGTACTGTCGTTTCTGCTGGGACTTAGCTTTTTAGGCACGCAGATGCTGGCATTCATAGGCGCCGTAAGCGTAATTGTGCTGGTGTTTCTCCTGGGTAAAAGGTTCGGGGAGCTGGAGCCGAATATTATGCTCCTTTCAGGCGTAATGGTTGGTGCGTTTTTCTCGGCATCCATCTTAATGATGACTACATTCTTGAGGGATTCCTTAAGAAACGCGGTTTTCTGGCTCATGGGACAGCTTTCACTGGCTGATCCCAAGTCGGCAATGGTTATTTTCCCGGTATCGGTCATAGTGTCCTTCATTCTTTCGGTCAACTCACAGAAATTCAACGTTCTGGCCCTGGGATCCGATACAGCCAGTCATTTGGG
The Ignavibacteria bacterium genome window above contains:
- a CDS encoding iron ABC transporter permease; its protein translation is MKIRLYPVKIIFLFIVTLAFGISALLIGSVPVSFKELYSLFLGGTSSDLVRQVIYEVRLPRVLLAIAIGGGLSVSGSVYQAILMNPLAEPYILGISSGAAFGAVLSFLLGLSFLGTQMLAFIGAVSVIVLVFLLGKRFGELEPNIMLLSGVMVGAFFSASILMMTTFLRDSLRNAVFWLMGQLSLADPKSAMVIFPVSVIVSFILSVNSQKFNVLALGSDTASHLGINTPLLKNFTYILTSLMVGMLVSVSGIIGFVGLLVPHVCRMIFGADNRIVIPASFFVGAAYLLVADTLARSIISPAELPVGAITAFIGAPVFVYLLRKRFR